The Rahnella aquatilis CIP 78.65 = ATCC 33071 genomic sequence CCAAATAAAAATACCTGTCTGCTTCAACAGGTCAGAAGCAGAGGCACGCATCATTGCACCTGCAACTTTCGATCTTGCATTCATCCCGCCCTCAGCACGTTGTTGATGACCGGTCATCTTCAGATAAAGCTCGCCCTGTAATATCAACTCAGGGCTCATGTCCGGAATGCTGAGCGGGATCGCCGGAATTGAAGCGGCTTTTACCGTCCAGTTTTGTCCTTTCTCACCGTCGCCACGACTTACCAGTGCGGCCAACTGCCCATAACGGTAAATCAGCGACACCGCCACGCCATCGATTTTGGGCTGAACCCACAGATTCTTTCGCCCCTGCATCCAGTTTGCGACAGCGTGTTTATCTTTCATTTTATGCAGGCCGGTATGCGCTACCGGATGCGTAAATTCAGCATCATCACTGACTGGCACTGTCAGTTCAGGCACCGGCTGGCTGGCACACTGTAGCCAGAGGCGTTGTTTCTGACGCAAATGATCATAGACCGAGTCTTCTATCGGGCTGCTGCCGGACTGATGGTAGGCTGCATCCCATTGAGTCAGTTGAGCAGTGAGGTGACGGATTTCCTGTGTCAGTCGTTCTGACGGCCAGACAGGACATTCCGGCGACGGCATATTTTTACCGGAAGCAGAGAAAGTAAAAGGGAACAGGCAGATAAGAAAAATAAACTGGCGCATTAGCACCTCCTTGTGAAGGCCAGTAAACGCCGGTGTAATTTATCCTGCCAGTGGCATAACCGCTTCTTGCGAGATGCCTTCCTGATTATTTCATCAGTTGCTGCAACGAAGAGAAAATTTGGAATGCGGTACGTAAATCTGTCAGGAAAGACTATTTTCTCTGGCAAAGTTGCGATGAAATACGTCTGGGCACTGCACCGAATGCGGCGAGCGTGTATACTGTGCGAGAGATCACTCTTCGCATACTTCCTATCAACCCATTCAGTTGAAACATCATCATGGTTCAAGGCACGCTATATATTGTCTCCGCCCCTAGTGGAGCAGGCAAATCAAGTCTGATTCAGGCTTTACTTAAAACACAACCGCTCTACGACACACAGGTTTCTATTTCTCATACGACCCGTGCTATACGTCCGGGCGAGAAAGATGGCGAGCATTACTTCTTTGTCGATAAAGAAGCGTTTCGCGAGATGATTGAACATGATGCCTTTTTAGAACACGCCGAAGTTTTTGGTAATTATTACGGGACTTCGCGTGAAACCATTGAGCAGATTTTAGCGTCGGGTGTGGATGTTTTTCTGGATATTGACTGGCAGGGCGCGCAGCAAATCCGAAAAAAAATGCCGCAGGCTCGCAGTATCTTTGTCTTGCCGCCATCGAAAGATGAGCTAGACCGCCGCCTGCGTGGCCGCGGGCAAGACAGCGAAGAAGTTATCGCCAAACGTATGGCACAAGCTGTGGCTGAAATGACACACTTTGCCGAATACGACTATTTAATCGTGAATGATGATTTTGATCTGGCTTTATCGGATTTAAAAACCATTATTCGCGCTGAACGTCTGCGTCTGAGCCGTCAGCGGCTCCGTCATGACGGATTAATCACCAAACTATTGGCAGACTGAAGTCACTTTCAGTATTATGCCCAGTCTTTCGTCACCCTGTGGAGTAGCACATATATGGCACGCGTAACTGTTCAAGACGCTGTTGAAAAAATTGGTAACCGTTTTGACCTGGTGTTGGTGGCTGCTCGTCGCGCACGCCAGCTGCAATCTGGTGGTAAAGATCCACTGGTCGCTGAAGAAAACGATAAATTCACTGTCATTGCCCTGCGCGAAATCGAAGAAGGCCTGATCACCAATCAGATCCTCGACGTTCGTGACCGTCAGGAGCAACAAGAGCAGGAAGCCGCAGAGATTCAGGCAGTGACTGCCATCGCTGAAGGCCGTCGTTAATTAACGAAACGGATCTCACTTGTATATCTTTGAAAGCCTGAATCAACTGATTCAAAAATACCTGCCGGAGGAGCAAATTAAGCGCCTCGTGCAGGCTTACCTCGTGGCGCGGGATGCGCACGAGGGGCAGACACGTTCCAGCGGTGAGCCGTATATTACTCACCCGGTGGCCGTGGCATGTATTTTGGCTGAAATGAGGCTCGATCACGAGACTCTGATGGCGGCGTTATTACACGACGTTATCGAAGACACGCCTGCAACTTACCAGGATATGGAACAACTGTTTGGCAAAAGCGTTGCTGAGCTGGTTGAAGGCGTTTCAAAGTTAGACAAGCTGAAATTCCGCGATAAGAAAGAAGCGCAGGCGGAAAACTTCCGCAAAATGGTCATGGCAATGGTGCAAGACATCCGCGTCATCCTGATCAAACTCGCTGACCGTACCCATAACATGCGCACACTGGGCTCTTTGCGCCCGGATAAACGTCGCCGCATTGCCCGCGAAACGCTGGAAATTTACAGCCCGCTGGCGCACCGTTTGGGTATTCATCACCTGAAAACCGAGCTCGAAGAGCTAGGCTTCGAAGCCCTCTATCCAAACCGTTATCGCGTCATCAAAGAAGTGGTGAAAGCCGCACGTGGTAATCGTAAAGAGATGATTCAGAAAATCCTCTCTGAGATAGAAGGCCGTTTGACCGAAGCGGGTATTCAGTGCCGTGTCAGTGGTCGCGAAAAACACCTGTATTCTATCTATTGCAAAATGCACCTGAAGGAACAGCGTTTCCATTCCATTATGGATATCTACGCCTTCCGGGTGATCGTTAAAGAACTCGATACCTGTTATCGCGTGTTAGGACAGGCACATAGCTTGTACAAACCGCGTCCGGGTCGGGTTAAAGATTACATTGCCATCCCCAAAGCCAACGGCTATCAATCTTTGCATACTTCGCTAATCGGCCCGCATGGTGTGCCGGTTGAAGTGCAGATCCGTACTGAAGATATGGATCAGATGGCGGAAATGGGGGTTGCGGCGCACTGGGCTTATAAAGAGAACAGTGAAACCAGCACCACGGCGCAGATCCGCGCTCAACGTTGGTTACAGAGTCTGCTCGAACTGCAACAAAGTGCGGGTAACTCCTTTGAATTTATTGAGAGCGTAAAATCGGATCTGTTTCCGGACGAGATTTACGTCTTTACGCCGGAAGGTCGTATTGTCGAATTGCCTGCGGGCGCGACACCGGTCGACTTTGCTTACGCCGTGCATACCGATATCGGCCATGCCTGTGTCGGCGCGCGCGTAGACCGACAGCCTTATCCGCTCTCGCAACCGCTGACCAGCGGACAGACCATCGAAATCATTACCGCACCGGGCGCCCGTCCGAATGCCGCCTGGCTGAACTTTGTCGTCAGCTCGCGCGCTCGTGCAAAAATTCGCCAGATGCTTAAAAACCTGAAACGTGATGATTCCGTTTCACTAGGCCGTCGCCTGCTGAATCATGCGCTGGGTGCCGGTAAAAAGCTCTCCGATATTCCGCCGGAAAATATCAAAAACGAGCTGGATCGCATGAAGCTCGCCGCGATGGATGACCTGCTGGCTGAAATCGGCCTCGGCAATGCCATGAGCGTGGTAGTTGCCAAAAATCTGATGGGTGACCAGTCTTCAATGGCCTCGTCAGGTACCCGTAATCTGCCGATTAAAGGCGCAGATGGCGTGCTGATTACGTTCGCGAAATGCTGCCGTCCGATCCCCGGCGACCCGATTATTGCGCACGTCAGTCCGGGAAAAGGACTGGTGATCCACCATGAATCCTGCCGTAATATTCGCGGTTATCAGAAAGAACCTGAGAAATTCATGGCCGTTGACTGGGATGACCATCAGGAAACTGATCAGGAATTTATCGCTGAAATCAAAGTCGATATGTTCAACCATCAGGGCGCTCTGGCGAACCTGACCGCTGCGATCAATGCCGCACAATCGAACATTCAGAGTCTGAGCACCGAAGAAAAAGACGGTCGCGTCTACAGCGCCTTTATCCGCCTGACGACCCGCGATCGCGTTCATCTGGCGAACATCATGCGTAAAATTCGTATCATGCCGGACGTCATCAAAGTTACCCGCAACCGAAACTGATTGTTATGACCCCAGAACGTTATGCACGCATCCGCGAAATGCTTGCGGCCCGACAACCAGACCTGACGGTCTGCATGGAGCAGGTGCATAAGCCGCATAACGTTTCTGCCGTCATCCGCACGGCAGACGCCGTCGGCGTTCATGAAATTCATGCTGTCTGGCCAACCACCCGGATGAAGACGCTGGTTTCTTCGGCGGCGGGCAGCAACAGCTGGGTTCAGGTCCGAACGCACAAAACTATTCAGGATGCCGTCGCCAAAATGAAAGCGAAAGGCATGCAAATCCTGGCAACAAACTTGTCAGAGAAAGCCGTCGACTTCCGCGCGATTGATTACACCCGTCCGACCTGTATTTTGCTGGGTCAGGAAAAAACCGGGATCACGCCTGAAGCGTTAGCACTGGCAGACAGCGATATCATCATTCCAATGATCGGTATGGTGCAATCACTGAACGTCTCTGTTGCCTCGGCACTTATCCTTTACGAAGCCCAGCGCCAGCGCGAAAATGCAGGTATGTATCGCCGTGACAGCAGCCTGCTGAGCGAGAAAGAACAGCAGCGACTACTGTTTGAAGGGGGTTATCCGGTTCTGTCGAATGTGGCGAAGCGAAAGAAGCTTCCCCGCCCTTTCATTGACGATCACGGGCAAATCATTGCCAATGATGAATGGTGGTCGGCAATGCAAATGACGGTTAAAAAAAGATGAAAGGCCGCCTGCTCGACGCCATCCCGCTGACGTCGCTTTCCGGCGTCGGAGCCAGTCAGGCAGATAAACTCACCAAACTCGGCCTTGAAACTATTCAGGATTTACTGCTTCATCTTCCTTTACGCTATGAAGATCGTACCCGCCTTTACACCATCAATGATTTGCAGCCCGGTATTTTCGCCACCATAGAAGGCGAAGTCCTGCGCAGCGATATCAGTTTTGGTCGCCGCAGAATGCTGACCTGTCAGATAAGCGACGGTACCGGCATGGTGACATTACGCTTCTTCAACTTTAACGCCGCGATGAAAAACAGTCTGGCCGCAGGCCGTCGTGTCACTGCTTATGGTGAAATCAAACGCGGCACAATCGGCGCAGAAATCATTCATCCGGAATACCGCATTCAGGGTGAAAACAGCGAAGTGGTTTTGCAGGAATCGCTGACACCGGTTTACCCGACAACAGAAGGCATTCGTCAGGCAACGCTGCGTAAACTGACCGATCAGGCACTTGAACTGCTCGACACCGTACCTATCGCCGAACTGTTGCCAGAGGAACTGAGCCGGTCGCTGATCCCGCTTCCTCAGGCGCTGCATTTGCTACACCGTCCGCCGCCAGATATCCAGCTTGCAGACCTTGAAAAAGGTCATCATCCGGCTCAGCGTCGCCTGATTATGGAAGAGTTGCTGGCACACAATCTTAGTATGCTGGCCGTCCGTGCCGGTACACAAAGTTATAAAGCCCTGCCGTTGCATCATGATGATCGGTTGAAAAATCAGTTTCTCGCGTCCCTTCCTTTCAGTCCGACCGGTGCACAACAGCGCGTGGTAGCTGAAATCGAGCAGGACTTAGCGAAAAGTTATCCGATGATGCGCCTGGTTCAGGGCGACGTCGGTTCAGGTAAAACACTGGTGGCAGCCCTTGCCGCACTTTGCGCTATCGCACAGGGGCAGCAGGTCGGATTAATGGCACCGACAGAATTGCTGGCCGAACAGCATGCGAATAATTTCCGTCAGTGGTTTGAACCGCTGGGCATTCAGGTCGGCTGGCTGGCGGGTAAACAAAAGGGTAAAGCCCGGCAGGCGCAGCAGGATGCGATCGCCAGCGGACAGGTTTCGATGGTGGTGGGGACGCACGCTATCTTTCAGGAACAGGTTTTGTTCTCCTCACTGTCGCTGGTCATTATCGATGAACAACACCGTTTCGGTGTGCACCAGCGTCTGGCGTTGTGGGAAAAAGGTTTGCAACAGGGCTTCCACCCGCATCAGCTGATCATGACCGCCACGCCGATCCCACGCACACTGGCAATGACCGCTTACGCTGATCTCGATACCTCAGTGATCGACGAACTCCCGCCAGGCCGCACGCCGGTGACCACTGTTGCCATTCCGGACACCCGTCGCAGCGACATTATCAGCCGCGTCAAAAGTGCCTGCGAGCAGGAAAATCGTCAGGCTTATTGGGTTTGTACACTGATTGAAGAATCAGAAATGCTGGAGGCTCAGGCCGCTGAAGCCACATGGGAAGGCCTGAAAGAGGCGCTTCCGGCGCTGAATATCGGGCTGGTTCATGGTCGCATGAAAGCCCAGGAAAAGCAGGCCGTTATGCAGGCGTTCAAACAAGGGGAAGTGCAGCTTCTGGTGGCAACGACTGTCATTGAAGTCGGTGTTGACGTCCCGAATGCCAGCCTGATGATTATCGAAAACCCGGAGCGTTTAGGGTTGGCGCAGTTGCATCAGTTACGCGGACGCGTTGGCCGTGGCGCCGTTGCTTCTCACTGTGTGTTGCTCTACAAAACGCCGCTCAGCAAAACAGCGCAGAAACGTTTGCAGGTTTTACGCGACAGCAACGACGGCTTCGTTATTGCTCAGCAGGATTTAGAAATCCGCGGGCCGGGCGAGCTGCTGGGTACGCGCCAGACAGGCAGTGCCGAGTTTAAAGTCGCTGACTTATTACGTGATCAGGCGATGATCCCGGATGTACAGCGCATCGCCCGTTATCTGCAGCAACAATTCCCTGACCATGCCAAAGCCCTGATTGAGCGCTGGCTGCCAGAACGCGTCCGCTATACCAACGCCTGAGTCTCCCTTTCCTGCTCGTATACTCTCGAAACATTATTGAAAATGATGTGTTACCCCCAACACATTGTTGCCATTTTTCCTTATCTCCCCCTCAACCCCGCTTTACACACAGGTTATTTGATAACCTTCACAGAGTGAGGTAAAGCCGGTAACCGGTTCCACATCCCGCCACTACACTGATGATAATTAAGGCAACCCTGTCTGATGTCCTCAACATAAGGTCAAATCATCATGAGTATCAGCCAATCCCTCTTTACCTTTATAGAACAGAAAATCAGCCCCTTTGCCGCCCGGCTGTCCTCTCAGCGACATGTCATGGCGGTGCGCGACGGCTTTATTTCAGCAATGCCGTTTATGATTGTTGGATCATTTTTATTGGTTTTCGTGCATCCACCCTTTTCGCCTGAATCATCATGGGGTTTCGCAAGAAGCTGGCTGGCGCTCTCGGCAAAATATGAAGTGCAGATCCTGACGCCGTTCAATATGACGATGGGTATCATGTCTATCTATATCTCGGCATCGATCGCCTACAATCTGGCAAGAAGTTACAAACTTGACCCGTTCATGACCGCCATGCTGGCGCTGATGTCTTTCCTGCTGGTCGCAGCACCGCAGATTGATGAAAAGATGTCGACAGCAGCGCTGGGCGGCGTGGGGATCTTTACCGCCATTCTGGTGGCAATTTATGTCACCGAGCTGACGCGATTACTGAAAAAATACAATATTGGTATCCGTTTACCCGAACAGGTGCCTTCAAACATCAAGCATTCGTTTGATTTGCTGATCCCGATTGTTGCCGTGGTGGTGACACTTTTCCCGCTGAGCCTGCTGATACAATCAGGGTTTGATATGTTGTTGCCACAGGCGATTATGGCGCTGTTCGAACCACTGATTTCTGCCGCCGACTCGCTGCCTGCTGTACTTCTCGCCGTGCTGATTTGCCATCTGCTGTGGTTTGCCGGTATTCATGGCTCGGCCATTGTTTCCGGCATGCTGCAGGCTTTTTGGTTAACCAATCTCGGCCTGAATCAGACAGATCTCGCCGCCGGTTTACCGATGACACACATCATGACCGAGGCATTCTGGAATTTTCTGATTGTGATTGGCGGGTCCGGTGCAACCATAGGGCTGGTGCTGCTGTTTTGTCGCAGCAAGTCAGCACACCTGCGCACGATGGGAAAACTCAGCCTGGTGCCAAGCTGTTTCAATATCAATGAACCGGTGATTTTCGGCACGCCTATCGTGATGAACCCGGTCTTTTTCATCCCCTTCCTGCTGGCACCGATGGTCAACGCCGTCATCGCCTATTTAGCCGTTTCGACGGATATTCTTCCGCACATGATTTCACTGGTTCCGTGGACATCTCCGGCGCCGATTGGTGCGGCATGGGCAATGGGCTGGGATTTCAAAGTGTCGGTTCTGGTCATCCTGCTGATGGCGTTGTCGATGGTAATTTATTATCCATTCTTCAAAGTCTACGAGAAGCAGTTACTGACCCAGGAGAAAGCCGCTGAGGCCGAACAGATGTTCACTGAAAAGGCGGATGCGGCACAATAAACCTGGCGGGAAGGAATAAATCAGGCACAGAAATGATATTTCTGTGCCTTTTTTTAGCTGATGGCCGGGAATATCGGCAGCATCAGATAGAGTTTAATCACAATCGCATTGGCAATATCGATGAAGAATGCGCCCACCATCGGCACCACCAGAAACGCAAGATGCGAAGGCCCGAACTGGTTGGTGATCGCCTGCATATTGGCAATGGCCGTCGGGGTGGCACCCAGCCCGAAACCACAGTGCCCTGCCGCCAGCACCGCCGCGTCGTAGTTTTTCCCCATCACGCGATAAGTCACGAAAATCGCGTAAAGTGCCATTGCAAGGGTTTGTACGATAAGAATCGCCATCATCGGCACCGCGAGTGACGCCATCTCCCACAACTTAAGGCTCATCAATGCCATGGCGAGGAACAGCGATAAACTGACGTTGCCCAGCACGGATACTGCACGGTCGAAGACACGGTAAAAACCGAGCCATGCCAGCATATTACTCAGGATCACACCGACAAAGAGCACGCAGACAAAGGTTGGAATTTCAAATGCCGAGCCTTGCAACAGGCCGGAGATGTGCGTCCCCGCCATCAGGCAGATCGCAATCAGCGCGATGGTTTCCACCATCACCAGTGGCGTGATCATCCTGCCAATCGACGGTTTCTCAAATGCGCTCGGATCGACCGTATCTTCAGGTGTGCCTTGAGGTGTGGAAGAATGGCTCACCAGATAGCGCGCTACCGGGCCGCCAATAATGCCGCCGAGCACCAGACCAAAGGTCGCGCAAGCCATCGCGACTTCCGTCGCATTTTCAAAACCATAACGCTCGATAAACAGCTTGCTCCATGCCGCGCCGGTGCCGTGGCCGCCTGAAAGGGTAATCGACCCCGCCAGCAAACCCATCAGCGGGTCCAGCCCCAGCATTTTCGCCATACCGATACCAATGGCATTTTGTAAAAGCAGTAAACCCACGACAATAAACACCAGCAGAAACAGGGATTTTCCGCCTGCCCGCAGGCTTGCAAGATTGGCATTAAGGCCAATGGTTGCGAAGAAGGCCAGCATCAGTGGCTCTTTTAAAGACATGTCGAAACCGACTTCCCAGCCGAACATCTGATTGGCGATCAGCAACAGCAAAGCGACCAGCAAACCACCGGCAACGGGTTCAGGAATGGTGTATTTTTTGAGGAATTTGACCGACTGAACGCATTTCCGTCCTAAAAGGAGTACCAGTGTGGCGGCAACCAGTGTGCCGTAGGTATCGAGTTGAATCATTCACGAACTCCATTTTAAAATAAATACAATAAAATTAATTGCTTATAAAATTTTCACTGACATGTTTTTTCCCAGAAGCTGAATTAGAAGTCATTCACGCTGCATCAGGCAAGAAAAACAGGCTATAAATCCCGCCCAATCCCAAACCAGCCGTGGAATATTGCCGTTAGCAAACGATTGCTTTTATCGTTAATTTCAATAAAAATGCCCGCTTTGCCGCTTATTGGAATGCCACAGCATGAGTTCGCAACCCGCAGAACAAGAAACACAGCAACCCGATCTCTCCCGCCAGCAAAAAAGTGAACTGATTTACCGGCTCGAGGACCGCCCGCCTTTACCTCAGACGTTATTCGCCGCCTGTCAGCACCTGCTGGCGATGTTTGTTGCGGTAATCACACCGGCATTACTGATTTGTCAGGCGCTGGGTTTACCTGCGCAGGACACGCAGCACATCATCAGCATGTCGCTGTTCGCCTCTGGCCTGGCGTCTATTTTGCAGATTAAAACCTGGGGGCCGGTCGGCTCAGGTTTACTTTCGATTCAGGGCACCAGCTTTAACTTTGTCGCTCCGCTTATCATGGGCGGGATGGCGCTGAAAAATGGCGGTGCGGATGTGCCGACCATGATGGCGGCGCTGTTCGGCACGCTGATGCTGGCTTCCTGTACCGAAATCATTCTTTCCCGTTTCCTGCATCTCGCGCGCCGCATTATTACGCCGCTGGTTTCCGGCATCGTGGTAATGATTATCGGGCTGTCACTGATTCAGGTCGGGCTGACATCTATCGGCGGCGGATATGCAGCCATGAGCGATCACACTTTCGGCGCACCGAAAAATCTGCTGCTGGCCGCCGTCGTGCTGGTGGTGATTGTTCTGCTAAACCGTCAACGTAATCCTTACCTGCGCGTGGCATCTCTGGTTATCGCGATGGCTGTGGGTTATCTGGTGGCCTGGATGACGGGCATGTTGCCAACCGTCGCGCCAGCCGCGCAAGGTAACTGGATAACATTACCGACGCCGCTGTATTACGGGCTGGGTTTTGACTGGAATCTGCTGATCCCGCTGATGCTGATTTTCATGGTGACATCGCTGGAAACCATCGGTGATATTACGGCCACTTCAGACGTTTCTGAGCAGCCAGTCAGCGGCCCGCTTTACATGAAGCGCATCAAAGGCGGCGTGCTGGCCAATGGCCTGAACTCGATGCTTTCTGCGGTATTTAACACCTTCCCGAATTCCTGCTTCGGACAAAACAACGGCGTCATTCAGCTGACCGGCGTTGCCAGCCGTTATGTCGGTTTTGTGGTCGCGCTGATGCTGATTCTCCTCGGGCTGTTCCCTGCCGTTGCAGGCTTTGTGCAGCATATTCCTGAACCGGTGCTGGGTGGCGCCACCATCGTGATGTTCGGTACCATTGCCGCTTCGGGTGTGCGTATTGTTTCCCGCGAGCGTCTGAACCGCCGCGCGATTATGATCATGGCGCTTTCTCTCGCTGTCGGTATGGGTGTTTCCCAGCAACCGCTGATCCTGCAATTCGCGCCAGACTGGCTGAAAACCCTTCTCTCTTCTGGCATTGCGGCAGGCGGCATTACTGCGATTGTTCTGAATCTGGTTTTCCCTCACGAAAAGTAATCACCGGATGTAATCCGCGTGCAACAGCGGCAGAAGGTCTGGAACCCCTGCCGCTTTTTATTGCCTCCATTCGGCTAACCTGTTGAGAAAAGTCGCTGTTTGCGGCATAAACAAAGAATCTTTTTCCATTTTCCCGTTACAGGGCTCCAGACGATGAGATTTATCGGTAAAATTTTGCTGACGTTCGCCTTACTTCTGGTGCTGGCGATCGTGCTGGTGTACGTCCTGTTGCAAACCCGCTGGGCGGCTGGCTGGGTCAGTCGCTGGGTCAGCAATAACAGCGAGTACCGTCTCTCCGTGGAGAAACTCGACCATAACTGGTCGTCGCCGGGTCGGGTGACGTTAAACAATGTTGTCTTCGGGCAAAAGAATCACCCGGAAATTCTCAGTGCCGGGGAAGTCGATCTGGATTTAAGCTGGCGTCAGATCACCGAACCGCGCTTTTTCGATCGCGTCGTGCTGGTCAGCGGACGTCTCAATGTCAGCCCTTCGTCAATGAATTTGCCATTGCAGGCCAATACCCTGCAACTGAGTAAAATGGCGCTCACCGGCAATACCGCTGGCTTAGACATTCAGGGTCAGCAGATTAACGCCGGTATTTCACCGTGGCAGCCTAAACCCAATCAGCTTTTAGGCGATAAAGCCGACTTCCAGTTAAGCGCCGCCAGCCTGACCGTCAACGGCCTGCCAGCCGAAAATGTGCTGATTCAGGGCAACATCAATAATAAAAATCTGACGCTGAGTAATTTTGGCGGCGATCTGGCGCGCGGTCAGCTAACGGGCAAAGCCACACAGGCCGCCGACGGTAGCTGGAACATTGAAAACCTGCGTCTGAGCAATGTGCGTCTGCAAACTTCAAAACCGCTTTCAGCTTTCTTCGACGACTTCCAGTCCCTGCCCAAAGTGACTATTCAGCGCTTTGATCTGATCGACGCCCGTTTACAGGGAACGGATTGGGCATTCAGCGACGTTGATTTGTCCGTGCAAGATCTGACGCTTGAAAAAGGTGACTGGCAAAGCGATGACGGCGAAATCACGCTGAATGCGAC encodes the following:
- the gmk gene encoding guanylate kinase, translating into MVQGTLYIVSAPSGAGKSSLIQALLKTQPLYDTQVSISHTTRAIRPGEKDGEHYFFVDKEAFREMIEHDAFLEHAEVFGNYYGTSRETIEQILASGVDVFLDIDWQGAQQIRKKMPQARSIFVLPPSKDELDRRLRGRGQDSEEVIAKRMAQAVAEMTHFAEYDYLIVNDDFDLALSDLKTIIRAERLRLSRQRLRHDGLITKLLAD
- the rpoZ gene encoding DNA-directed RNA polymerase subunit omega, with the translated sequence MARVTVQDAVEKIGNRFDLVLVAARRARQLQSGGKDPLVAEENDKFTVIALREIEEGLITNQILDVRDRQEQQEQEAAEIQAVTAIAEGRR
- the spoT gene encoding bifunctional GTP diphosphokinase/guanosine-3',5'-bis pyrophosphate 3'-pyrophosphohydrolase; the protein is MYIFESLNQLIQKYLPEEQIKRLVQAYLVARDAHEGQTRSSGEPYITHPVAVACILAEMRLDHETLMAALLHDVIEDTPATYQDMEQLFGKSVAELVEGVSKLDKLKFRDKKEAQAENFRKMVMAMVQDIRVILIKLADRTHNMRTLGSLRPDKRRRIARETLEIYSPLAHRLGIHHLKTELEELGFEALYPNRYRVIKEVVKAARGNRKEMIQKILSEIEGRLTEAGIQCRVSGREKHLYSIYCKMHLKEQRFHSIMDIYAFRVIVKELDTCYRVLGQAHSLYKPRPGRVKDYIAIPKANGYQSLHTSLIGPHGVPVEVQIRTEDMDQMAEMGVAAHWAYKENSETSTTAQIRAQRWLQSLLELQQSAGNSFEFIESVKSDLFPDEIYVFTPEGRIVELPAGATPVDFAYAVHTDIGHACVGARVDRQPYPLSQPLTSGQTIEIITAPGARPNAAWLNFVVSSRARAKIRQMLKNLKRDDSVSLGRRLLNHALGAGKKLSDIPPENIKNELDRMKLAAMDDLLAEIGLGNAMSVVVAKNLMGDQSSMASSGTRNLPIKGADGVLITFAKCCRPIPGDPIIAHVSPGKGLVIHHESCRNIRGYQKEPEKFMAVDWDDHQETDQEFIAEIKVDMFNHQGALANLTAAINAAQSNIQSLSTEEKDGRVYSAFIRLTTRDRVHLANIMRKIRIMPDVIKVTRNRN
- the trmH gene encoding tRNA (guanosine(18)-2'-O)-methyltransferase TrmH yields the protein MTPERYARIREMLAARQPDLTVCMEQVHKPHNVSAVIRTADAVGVHEIHAVWPTTRMKTLVSSAAGSNSWVQVRTHKTIQDAVAKMKAKGMQILATNLSEKAVDFRAIDYTRPTCILLGQEKTGITPEALALADSDIIIPMIGMVQSLNVSVASALILYEAQRQRENAGMYRRDSSLLSEKEQQRLLFEGGYPVLSNVAKRKKLPRPFIDDHGQIIANDEWWSAMQMTVKKR
- the recG gene encoding ATP-dependent DNA helicase RecG produces the protein MKGRLLDAIPLTSLSGVGASQADKLTKLGLETIQDLLLHLPLRYEDRTRLYTINDLQPGIFATIEGEVLRSDISFGRRRMLTCQISDGTGMVTLRFFNFNAAMKNSLAAGRRVTAYGEIKRGTIGAEIIHPEYRIQGENSEVVLQESLTPVYPTTEGIRQATLRKLTDQALELLDTVPIAELLPEELSRSLIPLPQALHLLHRPPPDIQLADLEKGHHPAQRRLIMEELLAHNLSMLAVRAGTQSYKALPLHHDDRLKNQFLASLPFSPTGAQQRVVAEIEQDLAKSYPMMRLVQGDVGSGKTLVAALAALCAIAQGQQVGLMAPTELLAEQHANNFRQWFEPLGIQVGWLAGKQKGKARQAQQDAIASGQVSMVVGTHAIFQEQVLFSSLSLVIIDEQHRFGVHQRLALWEKGLQQGFHPHQLIMTATPIPRTLAMTAYADLDTSVIDELPPGRTPVTTVAIPDTRRSDIISRVKSACEQENRQAYWVCTLIEESEMLEAQAAEATWEGLKEALPALNIGLVHGRMKAQEKQAVMQAFKQGEVQLLVATTVIEVGVDVPNASLMIIENPERLGLAQLHQLRGRVGRGAVASHCVLLYKTPLSKTAQKRLQVLRDSNDGFVIAQQDLEIRGPGELLGTRQTGSAEFKVADLLRDQAMIPDVQRIARYLQQQFPDHAKALIERWLPERVRYTNA
- a CDS encoding PTS cellobiose transporter subunit IIC; protein product: MSISQSLFTFIEQKISPFAARLSSQRHVMAVRDGFISAMPFMIVGSFLLVFVHPPFSPESSWGFARSWLALSAKYEVQILTPFNMTMGIMSIYISASIAYNLARSYKLDPFMTAMLALMSFLLVAAPQIDEKMSTAALGGVGIFTAILVAIYVTELTRLLKKYNIGIRLPEQVPSNIKHSFDLLIPIVAVVVTLFPLSLLIQSGFDMLLPQAIMALFEPLISAADSLPAVLLAVLICHLLWFAGIHGSAIVSGMLQAFWLTNLGLNQTDLAAGLPMTHIMTEAFWNFLIVIGGSGATIGLVLLFCRSKSAHLRTMGKLSLVPSCFNINEPVIFGTPIVMNPVFFIPFLLAPMVNAVIAYLAVSTDILPHMISLVPWTSPAPIGAAWAMGWDFKVSVLVILLMALSMVIYYPFFKVYEKQLLTQEKAAEAEQMFTEKADAAQ
- the gltS gene encoding sodium/glutamate symporter, producing MIQLDTYGTLVAATLVLLLGRKCVQSVKFLKKYTIPEPVAGGLLVALLLLIANQMFGWEVGFDMSLKEPLMLAFFATIGLNANLASLRAGGKSLFLLVFIVVGLLLLQNAIGIGMAKMLGLDPLMGLLAGSITLSGGHGTGAAWSKLFIERYGFENATEVAMACATFGLVLGGIIGGPVARYLVSHSSTPQGTPEDTVDPSAFEKPSIGRMITPLVMVETIALIAICLMAGTHISGLLQGSAFEIPTFVCVLFVGVILSNMLAWLGFYRVFDRAVSVLGNVSLSLFLAMALMSLKLWEMASLAVPMMAILIVQTLAMALYAIFVTYRVMGKNYDAAVLAAGHCGFGLGATPTAIANMQAITNQFGPSHLAFLVVPMVGAFFIDIANAIVIKLYLMLPIFPAIS